Proteins encoded within one genomic window of Lysinibacillus louembei:
- the hag gene encoding flagellin Hag, with translation MRIQHNISALNTHRNLTFNNTQASKNLEKLSSGYKINRAGDDAAGLAISEKMRGQIRGLDMATKNAQDSISLIQTAEGALNETHAILQRMRELAVQSANDTNVSSDRGDLQKEVDALVSEITRIASDTEFNTQKLLDGSFNGKVFHIGANASQSISLSIASMSAGALSVSGVSISTQTNANTAITTINTAITTVSDARSKLGAVQNRLEHTINNLGATSENLTAAESRIRDTDMAKEMMGFTKNNILMQAAQSMLAQANQQPQGVLQLLQ, from the coding sequence ATGAGAATTCAACACAACATTTCAGCATTAAACACACACCGTAACTTGACATTTAACAATACTCAAGCTTCTAAAAACCTTGAGAAATTATCTTCAGGTTACAAAATTAACCGAGCAGGTGATGACGCAGCAGGTTTAGCAATTTCTGAAAAAATGCGTGGACAAATTCGTGGTCTTGATATGGCAACGAAAAATGCGCAAGATTCAATTTCTTTAATCCAAACAGCTGAGGGTGCATTAAACGAAACACATGCGATTTTACAACGTATGCGTGAGTTAGCAGTGCAATCTGCGAACGATACAAACGTATCATCGGACCGTGGTGATTTACAAAAAGAGGTTGATGCATTAGTTTCAGAAATCACGCGTATTGCATCAGATACAGAGTTCAATACTCAAAAATTATTAGACGGTTCTTTCAATGGTAAAGTATTCCATATCGGCGCTAACGCTAGCCAATCAATTTCTCTTTCTATTGCAAGTATGTCAGCAGGTGCATTAAGTGTATCTGGTGTTTCAATCTCAACACAAACTAATGCAAACACAGCAATTACAACTATTAATACTGCAATTACTACAGTATCAGATGCGCGTTCAAAATTAGGTGCTGTACAAAACCGATTAGAGCACACAATCAACAACTTAGGTGCAACATCAGAAAACTTAACAGCAGCAGAATCACGTATTCGTGATACAGACATGGCAAAAGAGATGATGGGCTTCACGAAGAACAACATCCTAATGCAAGCTGCACAATCAATGCTTGCGCAAGCTAACCAACAGCCACAAGGCGTACTTCAATTATTACAATAA
- a CDS encoding NAD-dependent 4,6-dehydratase LegB, with protein sequence MKGKVLVTGADGFIGSHLTEQLVHQGYDVRAFVYYNSFNSWGWLDQSTSEIKSQLDVFAGDIRDPYGVKEAMKGCTYVLNLAALIAIPYSYHSPATYVDTNLTGTLNIVQAAKELDIEKVVHTSTSEVYGTALYVPIDEEHPLQGQSPYSASKIGADQMALSFYRSFDTPVSIIRPFNTYGPRQSARAVIPTIISQLASGQTTIKLGAISPTRDFNYVKDTVQGFISVMNSEKSIGEVINIGSNYEVSIGETAEMIADIMGVHLTIETEEQRLRPEKSEVERLWAENKKAKELLGWEPQYGGKEGFRKGLEETIEWFTNDKNLSQYKVDVYNI encoded by the coding sequence TTGAAAGGAAAAGTGTTAGTTACAGGGGCTGATGGTTTCATCGGCTCTCATTTAACAGAACAATTAGTACATCAAGGTTATGATGTACGGGCTTTTGTTTATTATAATTCATTTAATTCATGGGGCTGGCTTGACCAATCTACGTCAGAAATTAAATCACAGTTAGACGTATTCGCTGGTGATATTCGTGACCCATATGGTGTAAAGGAAGCGATGAAAGGCTGCACATATGTATTAAATTTAGCCGCACTTATTGCAATACCTTACTCATATCATTCACCTGCTACTTATGTTGATACGAATCTGACAGGTACATTAAATATTGTACAAGCCGCGAAAGAGTTGGATATAGAAAAAGTAGTACACACATCAACAAGTGAGGTATATGGTACAGCATTATATGTACCGATTGATGAAGAACATCCATTACAAGGGCAATCACCGTATTCAGCATCCAAAATTGGTGCTGACCAAATGGCTTTATCATTTTATCGTTCTTTCGATACACCAGTATCCATTATACGCCCATTCAACACCTATGGTCCACGTCAGTCAGCGCGTGCAGTTATTCCAACGATTATTAGTCAGTTAGCAAGCGGGCAAACAACGATTAAGCTAGGTGCTATTAGCCCAACACGTGATTTTAATTATGTGAAAGATACTGTACAAGGCTTTATTTCTGTAATGAATTCAGAGAAATCTATTGGTGAAGTCATCAATATTGGCTCTAACTATGAAGTATCAATTGGTGAAACAGCAGAAATGATTGCGGATATTATGGGTGTTCATTTAACAATTGAAACAGAAGAACAACGTTTACGACCTGAAAAAAGTGAAGTTGAACGTCTCTGGGCAGAAAATAAAAAAGCAAAGGAACTTCTTGGTTGGGAGCCACAGTACGGAGGAAAAGAAGGTTTCCGTAAAGGTTTAGAAGAGACGATTGAATGGTTTACAAATGATAAAAATCTATCCCAATATAAGGTGGATGTTTATAATATATGA
- a CDS encoding LegC family aminotransferase has product MNKQWMEFTLSIKQLYKKAFIALHEPTFNEKEVEYVTDCVETGWVSSVGSYVTRFEEDLAKFVGVKRAIAVVNGTAALHIALKIVGVENNDEVLIPSLTFIATANAVSYLQAVPHFIDINEDTLGVDPFKLEQYLNGIAELRQGELYNKQTNRRIKALVPMHTFGHPCMLDELVALCEKYKLVLVEDAAESLGSYYKGKHTGTFGKVSAMSFNGNKIITTGGGGAILTDDEELANYAKHLTTTAKVSHRWEFVHDEIGYNYRMPNINAALGCAQLEKLEQFIEHKRDLTRFYENLVTDIEGIRLFKEPIDTKSNYWLQVILLDEQYNRDKILSFLNEQGVMSRPIWMPLHELEMFKQCPKMDLSITEQLKQNVINIPSTPTNEV; this is encoded by the coding sequence ATGAATAAACAATGGATGGAATTTACGTTAAGCATTAAACAATTATATAAAAAAGCTTTCATAGCACTACATGAACCGACATTTAATGAAAAAGAAGTGGAATATGTAACGGATTGCGTGGAAACAGGCTGGGTATCTTCAGTTGGTTCCTATGTTACACGATTTGAGGAGGATTTGGCGAAATTCGTTGGTGTGAAGCGTGCCATAGCAGTAGTGAACGGCACTGCTGCTCTGCATATTGCTTTGAAAATTGTTGGTGTAGAGAACAATGATGAAGTATTAATACCCTCTTTGACATTTATAGCAACAGCTAATGCAGTATCCTATTTACAGGCTGTCCCTCATTTTATTGATATAAATGAAGATACATTGGGGGTGGACCCATTTAAGCTAGAACAGTATCTTAATGGAATTGCAGAATTGCGACAAGGAGAATTATATAATAAGCAAACAAATCGTCGAATTAAAGCACTTGTACCAATGCATACATTTGGTCATCCATGTATGTTAGATGAGCTTGTTGCTTTATGTGAGAAATATAAGCTTGTTCTTGTGGAAGATGCAGCAGAGTCTTTAGGTAGTTATTATAAAGGAAAGCATACTGGAACATTTGGTAAAGTGAGTGCCATGAGCTTTAATGGCAATAAAATTATTACTACAGGTGGTGGTGGTGCAATTTTAACAGATGACGAGGAGCTTGCTAATTATGCTAAGCATTTAACGACAACTGCGAAGGTTTCTCATCGCTGGGAGTTTGTACATGATGAAATCGGTTATAATTATCGCATGCCAAACATTAATGCTGCTTTAGGGTGTGCTCAGCTCGAAAAACTGGAGCAATTTATTGAGCATAAGCGAGACTTAACGCGATTCTACGAAAATTTAGTAACAGATATTGAAGGGATACGATTATTTAAAGAGCCTATTGATACAAAAAGTAATTATTGGCTCCAAGTAATTTTGTTAGATGAGCAATATAATCGTGATAAAATACTGAGTTTTTTGAATGAGCAAGGTGTAATGAGTAGACCTATTTGGATGCCTTTACATGAACTTGAAATGTTTAAGCAATGTCCAAAGATGGATCTGTCAATAACAGAGCAATTAAAACAAAACGTGATTAATATTCCAAGTACACCTACGAATGAGGTATAG
- the neuB gene encoding N-acetylneuraminate synthase, with protein MNKTYIIAEAGVNHNGSLEMAKELVKVAKEAGADAVKFQTFKAENLVTKQAKQADYQVKNLGEATSQFEMLKKLELSYEEFENLQAFCQAENIEFLSTPFDFESVDFLLNKLGVEIVKIPSGELTNAPFIHYMATRRKPIILSTGMATIEEIHDALAFIAYGLAKPSEVVTVEFVQQFYKTEQAKNVLQQYVTLLHCTTQYPTPPTSINLNAMNEIKRVFQLAVGLSDHSKGIHIPLAAVSMGAMVIEKHFTLDKTLEGPDHIASLNPEELKQMIEGIREVEQALGDGIKQPTTTELQNLIPVRKSLVAKKPINIGEVFTVNNMTVKRPGSGISPSKYWSYIGKMASKPYDEDELIDE; from the coding sequence ATGAATAAAACTTATATCATTGCAGAAGCAGGAGTGAACCATAATGGTTCATTAGAAATGGCTAAAGAGCTTGTAAAGGTTGCGAAAGAGGCTGGAGCAGACGCGGTAAAGTTTCAAACATTTAAAGCAGAAAATTTAGTAACCAAACAAGCAAAGCAAGCAGACTATCAAGTGAAAAATTTAGGTGAGGCTACGTCCCAATTTGAGATGCTAAAAAAATTAGAGCTAAGCTATGAGGAATTTGAAAACCTACAAGCTTTTTGCCAAGCAGAGAATATCGAATTTTTATCGACACCTTTTGACTTCGAAAGTGTCGATTTTTTGCTAAACAAGCTAGGAGTAGAAATTGTAAAAATCCCCTCTGGGGAATTAACGAATGCACCATTTATTCACTATATGGCAACAAGACGCAAACCTATTATTTTATCAACTGGTATGGCAACAATTGAAGAAATTCATGATGCATTGGCATTTATCGCTTATGGTTTAGCAAAGCCTTCTGAAGTAGTAACAGTAGAGTTTGTGCAGCAATTTTATAAGACAGAGCAAGCAAAAAACGTGTTACAACAATACGTGACACTGCTTCATTGCACAACGCAATACCCAACACCACCTACTTCAATTAATTTAAATGCAATGAATGAAATAAAGCGTGTCTTTCAATTAGCAGTAGGTTTATCAGATCACTCTAAAGGCATCCATATACCACTTGCTGCTGTTAGCATGGGTGCAATGGTTATAGAAAAACATTTCACTTTGGATAAAACATTAGAGGGTCCAGATCATATAGCTTCATTAAATCCTGAGGAATTAAAGCAGATGATTGAGGGGATTCGAGAAGTTGAGCAGGCATTAGGTGATGGTATAAAACAGCCAACTACAACGGAACTTCAAAATCTTATTCCTGTAAGAAAAAGCTTAGTGGCAAAAAAGCCAATTAACATAGGTGAAGTCTTTACAGTCAACAATATGACTGTAAAGAGACCTGGTAGTGGTATTTCACCCTCAAAATACTGGTCTTATATTGGGAAAATGGCTTCAAAACCATATGATGAGGATGAATTAATAGATGAGTAA
- a CDS encoding motility associated factor glycosyltransferase family protein, giving the protein MSEYKIEYIQAKANIDTVMVDGYLLHSKYNPLQEAKMFAEREINQGYVHILFGYGLGYIANELIKLLDGKEKLIIIDPLFDILDNPTVDSAEFIVINSIDELEIKKYLLATLENYERKIKVICSPNYDKILQSEYLVLLKIIKDIQNTNIVNENTIRLFSNFWQENYIKNLLFMSEDASLKALQNAYTLPIVIASGGPSLTKQLPKLKAFSSKCIIIAAGSTINSLLAADIEPDFIVTIDGSDENYVHFKDLHIKSAKLIYSVGSYYKIQENFKGERVAFVPMKEERLQKYIKNKFSTEIPIIFGGGSVANFALHIATLITSGPIAFIGQDLAYTNNEFYAKNNKNLQIIKEDVLNKREFIETEGYYGEKVFTTYEYLPMKESFEAFIRARISNNEIYNCTEGGVKISGMNQIPFDEFCLNNSRTLDKSEKNIIINKNNLIGLSMLINVMGKELRMYKEMKADIKIAIKEVESTKKTAAFSPKNLNTLEKVDKKLKRNFEKVILERIADPLIIDVMRNFMPSENETKLEAYERVYKQNLAIYTGLLYVIHQTEAYIEEILEMAKAQMERKENI; this is encoded by the coding sequence TTGTCAGAATATAAAATAGAATATATACAAGCTAAAGCAAATATTGATACGGTTATGGTAGATGGATATTTACTACATAGTAAGTATAATCCATTACAAGAAGCAAAAATGTTTGCTGAACGAGAAATAAATCAAGGATATGTGCATATTCTCTTTGGATATGGATTAGGCTATATAGCGAATGAGCTGATTAAATTGCTTGATGGAAAAGAAAAATTGATAATTATTGACCCATTATTTGATATTTTAGATAATCCTACTGTCGATTCAGCAGAATTTATTGTTATAAATTCGATAGATGAATTGGAAATAAAAAAATATTTATTAGCTACATTGGAGAATTATGAGCGAAAAATTAAAGTAATCTGCTCTCCAAACTATGATAAAATATTACAAAGTGAATATTTGGTATTATTGAAAATTATTAAAGATATCCAAAATACAAATATTGTTAATGAAAATACAATCAGGCTATTTAGTAACTTTTGGCAAGAAAATTATATCAAAAATTTATTGTTTATGAGTGAAGATGCTTCCTTAAAAGCATTACAGAATGCATATACATTACCAATTGTTATAGCTTCTGGTGGTCCCTCTTTAACGAAACAATTGCCGAAATTAAAAGCATTCTCATCTAAATGTATCATTATTGCAGCAGGCTCCACTATCAATTCATTACTAGCCGCAGATATAGAACCAGATTTTATAGTGACAATTGATGGTTCTGATGAAAATTATGTACACTTTAAAGATTTACACATAAAATCGGCTAAATTAATTTATTCTGTTGGTAGTTATTATAAAATTCAAGAAAATTTTAAGGGAGAACGGGTAGCATTTGTTCCTATGAAAGAAGAAAGGCTACAAAAATATATTAAAAATAAGTTTTCAACAGAAATTCCAATTATTTTTGGTGGAGGTTCTGTTGCCAATTTCGCTTTACATATTGCTACTCTGATAACCAGCGGACCAATTGCTTTTATAGGGCAAGATTTGGCTTATACAAATAATGAGTTTTATGCTAAAAACAACAAAAATCTTCAAATTATAAAAGAAGATGTACTGAATAAACGTGAGTTTATAGAAACAGAAGGTTATTATGGAGAAAAAGTATTCACAACGTACGAGTATCTACCTATGAAGGAAAGCTTCGAAGCTTTTATAAGAGCACGAATCTCTAACAATGAAATTTATAATTGTACTGAGGGTGGAGTGAAAATTAGTGGGATGAATCAAATCCCGTTTGATGAATTTTGCTTAAATAATAGTCGCACCTTAGATAAAAGCGAAAAAAATATCATAATCAATAAAAACAATCTGATAGGTTTATCAATGCTTATTAACGTTATGGGAAAAGAATTACGAATGTATAAAGAAATGAAGGCAGACATTAAAATTGCAATAAAAGAAGTAGAATCTACCAAAAAGACTGCTGCATTTTCTCCTAAAAACTTAAATACTTTGGAAAAAGTTGATAAAAAACTTAAAAGGAATTTTGAAAAGGTTATTTTAGAAAGAATTGCCGATCCACTTATTATAGATGTAATGAGGAATTTTATGCCTAGTGAAAATGAAACAAAGCTAGAAGCATATGAGAGAGTATATAAACAAAATTTAGCAATTTATACAGGGTTACTATATGTTATACACCAAACTGAGGCTTATATTGAAGAAATATTAGAGATGGCTAAAGCGCAAATGGAAAGGAAAGAAAATATATGA
- a CDS encoding flagellin N-terminal helical domain-containing protein — translation MRIQHNISALNTHRNLTFNNTQASKNLEKLSSGYKINRAGDDAAGLAISEKMRGQIRGLDMATKNAQDSISLIQTAEGALNETHAILQRMRELAVQSANDTNVSSDRGDLQKEVDALVSEITRISTDTEFNTQKLLNGSFDSKVFHIGANASQSITLSIADMGATALSVDTVAITTQGSANSAITTINNAITKVSDARSKLGAVQNRLEHTINNLGATSENLTAAESRIRDTDMAKEMMGFTKNNILMQAAQSMLAQANQQPQGVLQLLQ, via the coding sequence ATGAGAATTCAACACAACATTTCAGCATTAAACACACACCGTAACTTGACATTTAACAATACTCAAGCTTCTAAAAACCTTGAGAAATTATCTTCAGGTTACAAAATTAACCGAGCAGGCGATGACGCAGCAGGTTTAGCAATTTCTGAAAAAATGCGTGGACAAATTCGTGGTCTTGATATGGCAACGAAAAATGCGCAAGATTCAATTTCTTTAATCCAAACAGCTGAGGGTGCATTAAACGAAACACATGCGATTTTACAACGTATGCGTGAGTTAGCAGTGCAATCTGCGAACGATACAAACGTATCATCGGACCGTGGTGATTTACAAAAAGAGGTTGATGCATTAGTTTCAGAAATTACACGTATTTCAACAGACACAGAGTTCAATACTCAAAAATTATTGAATGGTTCTTTTGATAGTAAAGTATTCCACATTGGTGCGAATGCAAGTCAATCTATTACCTTATCAATTGCTGATATGGGAGCAACTGCACTAAGTGTTGATACTGTTGCAATTACAACACAAGGTTCTGCAAATAGTGCAATTACAACAATCAATAATGCAATTACAAAAGTATCAGATGCGCGTTCAAAATTAGGTGCTGTACAAAACCGATTAGAGCACACAATCAACAACTTAGGTGCAACATCAGAAAACTTAACAGCAGCAGAATCACGTATTCGTGATACAGACATGGCAAAAGAGATGATGGGCTTCACGAAGAACAACATCCTAATGCAAGCTGCACAATCAATGCTTGCGCAAGCTAACCAACAGCCACAAGGCGTACTTCAATTATTACAATAA
- a CDS encoding motility associated factor glycosyltransferase family protein yields the protein MAKNGEYTLILNSINVYSKYRPMSDAEMFIQNEFDKDASGFLLVGLGLGYHLAELLKLAGNKKIIVLPLAEQELTIFGKYAIDNKIINLPNVEIVRTNMINNKILSNYQVIIPLSWMKAIGVSHPLYDFLEDIKERQMSYQFSSFLMEKNFRQNIVRDNIQSTYFKSRFQSKFACLISAGPSLDETIATLEKIKDKFFILCVGAALKPLLARQIKPDAIVLSDATQLIIEQIEDTEYDGLLFYLSTTNSDLIESYKGKKCILLQRGYTLSETYAKQNDLDLFEVGGSVSTVGLSLLKYMKFSTILLFGQDLGFKDNDTHSKFSPSNTAITIQNKYNKILANSGELINTRADWNIFRRWFEREAMQSNVNIYNTAWHGTKIANIPYISNDEIYAMYDSIALENDFKSALKEVK from the coding sequence TTGGCTAAAAATGGAGAATATACACTTATATTAAACAGTATTAATGTTTATAGTAAATATAGACCTATGAGTGATGCGGAAATGTTCATACAAAATGAATTTGATAAGGATGCAAGCGGATTCTTATTAGTAGGATTAGGATTAGGTTATCATTTAGCAGAATTATTAAAGCTTGCAGGAAACAAAAAAATTATTGTTTTACCGCTAGCTGAGCAAGAGTTAACTATATTTGGAAAATATGCTATAGACAATAAGATAATTAATTTGCCAAATGTTGAAATTGTTAGAACGAATATGATTAATAATAAGATATTGAGCAATTATCAAGTTATTATTCCTTTATCTTGGATGAAAGCTATAGGTGTTTCACATCCATTATATGATTTTTTGGAAGATATAAAGGAAAGGCAAATGAGCTATCAGTTTTCTTCATTTCTAATGGAGAAAAATTTTAGACAAAATATAGTACGTGATAACATCCAATCTACCTATTTTAAAAGCAGATTTCAAAGTAAATTCGCATGTTTAATCTCAGCAGGGCCGTCGCTTGATGAAACTATTGCAACTTTAGAAAAAATTAAAGATAAGTTTTTTATTCTTTGTGTAGGTGCAGCGTTGAAACCATTGTTGGCAAGACAAATTAAGCCAGATGCTATTGTACTTTCGGATGCAACACAGCTTATTATAGAGCAAATAGAGGATACTGAGTATGATGGCTTGTTGTTTTATCTTTCAACTACCAATAGTGATTTGATAGAAAGTTATAAAGGCAAAAAGTGCATCTTGTTACAAAGGGGTTATACATTGTCAGAAACATATGCAAAGCAAAATGACTTAGATTTATTTGAAGTAGGTGGTTCTGTATCGACAGTAGGGCTATCATTGCTTAAGTATATGAAATTCTCAACGATATTATTATTTGGCCAAGATTTAGGATTTAAAGATAATGACACTCATTCTAAATTTTCCCCTTCAAATACTGCTATTACTATTCAAAATAAATATAATAAAATATTAGCAAATAGCGGAGAACTAATAAACACAAGAGCTGATTGGAATATTTTTAGAAGATGGTTTGAGAGAGAGGCAATGCAGTCTAATGTGAATATCTATAACACAGCATGGCATGGGACCAAAATTGCTAATATACCGTATATTAGCAATGATGAAATATATGCAATGTATGATTCAATAGCACTGGAAAATGATTTTAAAAGTGCATTAAAAGAGGTGAAATAG
- the neuC gene encoding UDP-N-acetylglucosamine 2-epimerase, translating into MKRKICVVTGTRAEYGLLFPLIKKLQQDSAFHLQLLVTGTHLSPEFGDTYKQIELDGFTINERVEMLLSADTDTGVVKSMGLATIGFADALTRLQPDLIIILGDRYEMLAVAQSALILQIPIAHLHGGECTFGAYDDAIRHAVTKMATWHFTSTESHRKRVIQLGESPKRVFNVGAIGIENIINLQLLKKSELFEQLQLDKGLPMFLITYHPETTGEIDGIFKLLKALENYLNVNLLFTKSNADNGGRRINEAIHEFTLTHHNAKLFDSLGQLRYLSAVKYAEAVIGNSSSGLIEVPYLATPTVNCGNRQKGREQPNSVFTTPLQTEEIYCTIEKARKFNSEYDQIFGDGHVSEKIIAVLKELPSFSIKKEFYDL; encoded by the coding sequence ATGAAAAGAAAGATTTGTGTTGTGACTGGGACTCGAGCAGAATATGGTCTGCTATTTCCTTTAATAAAAAAGCTCCAACAAGATTCTGCATTTCATTTACAATTACTTGTGACGGGAACGCATTTATCACCTGAATTTGGAGATACTTACAAACAAATTGAGCTTGATGGATTCACAATTAATGAGAGAGTAGAAATGCTACTATCAGCTGATACGGATACAGGTGTAGTAAAGTCAATGGGGTTAGCTACGATTGGCTTTGCAGATGCTCTTACTCGTTTGCAGCCTGATTTAATAATTATTTTAGGGGATCGTTATGAAATGCTAGCTGTTGCTCAATCTGCTTTAATTCTGCAAATTCCAATTGCACATCTTCATGGTGGTGAATGTACTTTTGGTGCATATGATGATGCAATCCGACATGCGGTTACCAAAATGGCTACTTGGCATTTTACGAGTACAGAATCGCATCGTAAACGGGTGATTCAGCTTGGAGAATCGCCAAAGCGTGTGTTTAATGTAGGAGCAATCGGTATAGAGAATATTATAAATTTACAACTGCTGAAAAAGAGTGAATTATTTGAGCAGTTGCAACTAGATAAAGGGTTACCGATGTTTTTAATTACTTATCACCCTGAAACAACTGGTGAAATAGACGGTATTTTCAAATTACTTAAAGCATTAGAGAATTATCTGAATGTTAATTTGCTTTTTACAAAATCTAATGCAGACAACGGTGGGCGCAGGATTAATGAGGCGATTCATGAGTTCACACTAACCCATCATAATGCCAAATTATTTGATTCATTAGGGCAACTTAGGTATTTAAGTGCAGTGAAGTATGCTGAAGCAGTGATAGGTAATTCATCAAGTGGATTAATCGAAGTACCTTATTTAGCAACACCGACAGTCAATTGTGGTAATAGGCAGAAGGGACGAGAACAGCCCAACTCAGTTTTCACTACACCGCTTCAAACAGAAGAGATTTATTGTACTATTGAGAAAGCACGAAAGTTTAATAGCGAATATGACCAAATTTTTGGTGATGGTCATGTATCAGAAAAAATTATAGCTGTTTTAAAGGAATTACCATCATTCTCAATAAAAAAGGAGTTTTACGATTTATGA
- the csrA gene encoding carbon storage regulator CsrA: protein MLVLSRKTGESIMIGDQIEVKVLAVEGDQVKIGIVAPKAVKVHRAEVFEAIQEQNREALTFSNELLNKLKRNK, encoded by the coding sequence ATGCTTGTACTATCGAGAAAAACAGGTGAATCGATTATGATTGGTGATCAAATCGAAGTGAAGGTTCTAGCTGTTGAAGGAGATCAAGTAAAGATAGGCATTGTGGCTCCAAAAGCAGTAAAAGTTCACCGTGCTGAAGTATTTGAAGCAATACAGGAACAAAATAGAGAGGCATTAACATTCTCAAATGAACTGTTGAATAAACTTAAACGGAATAAATAA
- a CDS encoding acetyltransferase: protein MSKAVIIIGNGGHASVLTEILLAQKEEIIGFTAPTVEENQFTIPYLGNDEIILSYPITDVELVLGIGMVQPTPLRAKKFDYFHEKGYVFKSVIHPTAIIAPSVKLGYGMQIMAGAIIQTNTKIADNTIINTGALIDHDCHIEQHVHIAPGTKLSGSVHVKKGTHIGVGVTIIQSITIGANCLIGAGSVVVKNVSDGVTALGVPAREV, encoded by the coding sequence ATGAGTAAAGCAGTCATAATCATTGGAAACGGTGGACATGCTTCTGTATTAACAGAAATTTTATTAGCCCAAAAAGAGGAAATAATAGGATTTACTGCACCGACAGTAGAAGAAAATCAATTTACAATTCCTTACTTAGGGAATGATGAAATAATATTAAGTTACCCAATAACAGATGTTGAGTTAGTTTTAGGGATAGGAATGGTACAACCAACACCATTGCGGGCAAAGAAATTCGATTATTTTCATGAGAAAGGCTATGTTTTTAAATCTGTAATACATCCTACAGCTATTATTGCACCTTCCGTAAAGTTAGGATATGGTATGCAAATAATGGCTGGAGCTATTATTCAAACAAATACAAAAATTGCCGATAATACTATTATAAACACTGGTGCATTAATAGATCATGACTGTCACATTGAGCAACATGTACATATAGCACCAGGAACAAAGCTATCTGGCTCAGTTCATGTGAAAAAAGGAACGCACATAGGAGTAGGTGTAACCATTATACAAAGTATAACAATTGGAGCAAATTGTTTAATAGGTGCGGGATCGGTGGTGGTGAAAAACGTTTCTGATGGGGT
- the fliW gene encoding flagellar assembly protein FliW codes for MNIETKFLGQVEIDEQNILTFETGLPGFLDVHKFVLLPLDADLPLVVLQSVEQQQLGFVLAYPFAFKKDYIFEISEEEKIDLQVEEEEDVIAYTIVTLKETFSESTMNLLAPIIINTKKKLGKQIVLQDSKRYPLRYPIGSMEGSAK; via the coding sequence ATGAATATTGAAACAAAATTTTTAGGGCAAGTGGAAATTGATGAACAAAATATTTTAACATTTGAAACAGGATTACCAGGTTTTTTAGATGTGCATAAATTTGTTCTCCTACCGTTAGATGCAGATTTACCATTAGTTGTACTACAATCAGTGGAACAGCAACAATTGGGCTTTGTGCTTGCGTACCCATTCGCTTTTAAAAAGGACTATATATTTGAAATTAGCGAAGAAGAAAAAATAGATTTGCAAGTTGAAGAAGAAGAGGATGTTATTGCTTATACAATCGTTACATTAAAAGAAACATTCTCAGAATCAACAATGAATTTATTAGCCCCAATCATCATTAATACAAAGAAAAAATTAGGAAAACAAATTGTTTTGCAGGATAGTAAGCGTTATCCTTTGCGTTATCCCATTGGATCGATGGAAGGAAGTGCTAAATAA